One genomic region from bacterium encodes:
- a CDS encoding TonB-dependent receptor: MKLRRLLVLLLVLGSGTWILAGTTGKIAGSITDSATGQGLPGANVLVKGTSFGAVTDLDGHYTILNVPPGTYDLQVSFIGFSAVTVTDVKVNIDLTTTQNVKLREQSLVGEEITVRAERPVIQKDLAASELQVTSDQIKNLPISSVGEAIGIQAGVTSGLSIRGSGSEEALFMVDGISLRDERDNTPIAKVPLSAVKQVSVQAGGFGAEYNNVRSGLVNVVTREGDPNRLSGTFTFRTNAQPWNSGKSYLKKYFGDVSPFGADSYWLRPYLDDAVCWTGTKNGAWDAYTRRQYPEFDGWNAVSQTSLTDDDPTNDVTPQAAQTIFKWQHRKQGDITKPDYLADFGFGGPVPLIGKKLGNLRFFISGRQESEQYLFEMSRKDLLDKSTLLRLGADITPSMKLSLSGLYGETYGTNYSLSGGTSIMSSPDDIAAQMASAGFTVPTRIYTNIYFSPTSRFYSTFSSKLTHFVNKSTYYDFQLKYSQKKYFTHPGRFRQPSAKYEIVPGYFVDEAPFGFSTTPVYGIDGDFMMGGAVGVSRDYSKYMTYSGKLDFVSQVNRRNQIKTGVEVVMDDYQLSYGAYNAYLPEGNFWNNVDQKPIRGNFYLLDKLEYEGFIATVGANLDYYTPNSQWYNVSTYDRTFFGQGYTSNLDAQYKSKDVKPRWILSPRMSISHPITENSKLYFNYGHYRQIPTSESLYRVQRTGINALSRYGDPTVPFEKTVAYELGYDHALFNNFLLHMAAYYKDITDQAYSVRYISYDGKVNYYKNTNNSYEDIRGFEVDLSRTMGRWLVGDVNYEYRVETSGYFGRAYQYEDPAAQREYNKSNPVQSKPRPRPRVKAYLDFNTPTDFGAILGNWHFTTTAQWIAGYWMTWNPQDIAGISYNTQYKDWYGLNLKLSKTFDLGPVELKGFVDVYNAINYKYLSGNAHVDIYDYNYYMKSLHLPESVTRHLGYNNIPGNDQPGDYRNDDVEFVPMEWVSDVNTVTAPSTRAVYYEGPSGRYLQYVDGQWQKVPDAKIKKILDDKAYIDMPNQTFLNFFNPRQIFFGITLNYNF; the protein is encoded by the coding sequence ATGAAGCTTCGTCGGCTACTGGTATTGTTGCTGGTTCTCGGTTCCGGGACCTGGATTCTGGCGGGGACGACCGGCAAGATCGCCGGCTCGATCACCGATTCCGCCACCGGTCAGGGGCTGCCCGGCGCTAATGTCCTCGTCAAGGGTACAAGTTTTGGCGCAGTCACCGATCTGGATGGTCATTATACCATCCTGAATGTCCCGCCGGGAACCTATGATTTGCAGGTCTCCTTCATCGGGTTCAGCGCCGTCACGGTCACGGATGTCAAGGTGAACATCGATCTGACCACCACCCAGAACGTCAAACTGCGCGAGCAGTCCCTGGTGGGGGAGGAGATCACGGTGCGCGCCGAACGCCCGGTGATCCAGAAGGACCTGGCGGCGAGCGAGCTTCAGGTCACCTCCGACCAGATCAAGAATCTGCCGATCTCGTCGGTAGGCGAAGCCATCGGCATCCAGGCCGGTGTCACCTCCGGCCTCTCGATCCGCGGCAGCGGTTCCGAGGAAGCCCTCTTCATGGTCGACGGCATCTCTCTCCGCGACGAACGCGACAATACCCCGATTGCCAAGGTTCCTCTCAGCGCCGTCAAGCAGGTCTCGGTACAGGCGGGCGGTTTTGGGGCCGAGTACAACAACGTCCGTTCGGGTTTGGTCAATGTGGTTACCCGCGAGGGTGATCCCAACCGTCTCAGCGGCACCTTCACATTCCGGACCAACGCCCAGCCCTGGAATTCCGGTAAGAGCTACCTGAAAAAGTATTTCGGCGATGTCTCGCCCTTCGGTGCCGACTCCTACTGGCTGCGCCCCTATCTGGATGACGCGGTCTGCTGGACCGGCACCAAAAACGGCGCCTGGGATGCCTATACGCGGCGGCAGTATCCCGAGTTCGACGGCTGGAATGCGGTCTCGCAGACTTCGCTGACCGATGACGACCCGACCAACGACGTGACCCCGCAAGCGGCCCAGACTATCTTCAAATGGCAGCACCGCAAGCAGGGCGACATCACCAAACCCGATTACCTGGCTGATTTCGGTTTCGGCGGCCCCGTGCCACTCATCGGCAAAAAGCTCGGCAACCTGCGCTTCTTCATCTCCGGGCGTCAGGAGAGCGAGCAGTACCTCTTTGAAATGTCCCGCAAGGATCTGCTCGATAAAAGCACGTTACTGCGACTGGGCGCCGATATCACCCCCTCGATGAAGCTGTCGCTGAGCGGCCTCTATGGTGAAACCTATGGCACCAACTACAGTCTCTCCGGCGGCACCTCGATCATGAGCAGCCCGGACGATATTGCGGCACAGATGGCTTCCGCGGGATTCACTGTGCCGACGCGTATCTACACCAACATCTATTTCTCGCCGACTTCGCGATTTTACTCGACCTTTTCCTCCAAACTGACCCACTTTGTCAACAAGAGCACCTATTACGATTTTCAGCTCAAGTATTCACAGAAAAAATACTTCACCCATCCCGGCCGCTTTCGGCAACCGTCGGCCAAATACGAGATCGTCCCCGGTTATTTCGTCGATGAAGCCCCCTTCGGTTTCAGCACGACGCCGGTCTACGGCATCGACGGCGATTTCATGATGGGCGGTGCGGTCGGGGTCTCCCGCGATTACAGCAAGTACATGACCTACAGCGGTAAGCTCGATTTCGTCAGTCAGGTTAATCGCCGCAACCAGATCAAGACCGGCGTCGAAGTGGTCATGGATGATTATCAGCTCTCCTACGGCGCCTACAACGCCTATCTGCCCGAAGGCAATTTCTGGAACAACGTCGATCAGAAGCCCATCCGCGGCAACTTTTATCTGCTTGACAAGCTGGAATACGAAGGCTTTATTGCCACCGTCGGCGCCAACCTCGATTATTACACCCCCAACAGCCAGTGGTATAACGTCTCCACTTATGACCGGACCTTCTTCGGCCAAGGCTATACCAGCAACCTGGATGCGCAGTACAAATCCAAGGATGTCAAACCGCGTTGGATCCTCAGCCCGCGCATGAGCATTTCACATCCGATCACGGAGAATTCCAAACTCTATTTCAACTATGGCCATTACCGGCAGATCCCGACCTCGGAGAGCCTCTACCGCGTCCAGCGCACCGGCATCAACGCCCTGAGCCGTTATGGCGATCCGACGGTCCCCTTCGAGAAGACGGTCGCGTATGAGTTGGGCTACGACCACGCGCTTTTCAATAATTTTCTGCTGCACATGGCCGCTTATTACAAGGATATCACCGATCAGGCCTATTCGGTGCGTTATATCAGCTATGACGGCAAAGTCAATTATTACAAGAACACCAACAATTCCTACGAGGATATCCGCGGCTTTGAAGTCGATCTCTCCCGGACAATGGGGCGGTGGCTGGTGGGCGACGTCAATTATGAATACCGCGTCGAGACCTCCGGCTATTTCGGCCGCGCCTATCAGTATGAGGATCCCGCGGCGCAGCGCGAGTACAACAAGAGCAATCCGGTTCAGTCCAAGCCGCGGCCGCGGCCACGGGTCAAGGCTTATCTGGATTTCAACACCCCCACCGATTTCGGCGCGATCCTCGGCAACTGGCATTTTACCACCACGGCGCAGTGGATCGCCGGTTACTGGATGACCTGGAATCCCCAGGATATCGCCGGCATCAGCTACAACACCCAGTATAAAGACTGGTACGGCCTCAACCTCAAGCTCTCTAAGACCTTCGATCTCGGTCCGGTCGAGCTCAAGGGCTTTGTCGATGTCTATAATGCCATCAACTACAAGTACCTCTCCGGCAATGCCCACGTCGACATCTATGATTATAATTACTACATGAAATCGCTCCATCTGCCCGAATCTGTCACCCGCCACCTTGGCTACAACAACATCCCCGGCAACGATCAGCCCGGCGATTATCGGAATGATGATGTCGAGTTTGTGCCGATGGAGTGGGTATCGGATGTGAATACGGTTACCGCGCCCAGCACCCGGGCGGTCTATTATGAAGGCCCTTCGGGACGCTACCTGCAATATGTGGATGGCCAGTGGCAAAAGGTCCCCGACGCCAAGATCAAGAAGATTCTCGACGACAAAGCCTATATCGATATGCCGAACCAGACCTTTCTCAATTTCTTCAATCCGCGGCAAATCTTCTTCGGCATTACGCTGAACTATAATTTTTAA
- a CDS encoding PhoH family protein, whose product MKKTFVLDTNVILHDSGCIFFFQENDIVIPITVIEEIDAFKRGQDLINFHAREFVRLLDTFPGDALVKGGVSLGEGRGRISILTLFDEEPEIHRAFLEQSPDNRILSAALFLHKSNRAAQVILVSKDVNLRLKARALGLESQDYTTDKIKDIDKLYRGKRLIEEVNPEIINRLFTAPFEVPAAEAEIEDPIANEYYILRNASKSVLACFNPHTQMLERVEKLQAYGITPRNAEQSFALHALLNPAVPLVTLSGKAGTGKTLLTLAAALERRKEYRQIFLARPVVALSNKDLGYLPGDIESKLDPYMQPLYDNLSVIRNQFKESDERAQRIGEMLESGKLEIAPLAYIRGRSLDHIYFIVDEAQNLTPHEVKTIITRAGEGTKVVFTGDPSQIDTPYLDSRSTGLNYLINRMQGQAMYAHVTLEKGERSPLAELASDLL is encoded by the coding sequence TTGAAGAAGACCTTTGTCCTTGATACCAACGTAATTTTGCATGATTCAGGCTGCATCTTTTTTTTCCAAGAGAACGACATCGTCATCCCGATCACCGTCATTGAAGAGATCGACGCCTTCAAACGGGGACAGGATCTAATCAATTTTCATGCGCGCGAGTTTGTCCGTCTCCTCGATACCTTCCCCGGCGACGCCCTGGTGAAGGGCGGGGTGAGTCTCGGAGAGGGCCGGGGCCGTATTTCCATCCTTACCCTCTTTGACGAAGAGCCGGAAATCCATCGGGCATTTCTGGAACAGAGCCCCGACAACCGCATCCTCAGCGCCGCCCTTTTTCTCCACAAGTCCAACCGCGCCGCGCAGGTTATTCTGGTCAGTAAGGATGTCAACCTGCGTCTCAAGGCCCGCGCTTTGGGCCTGGAATCCCAGGATTACACCACCGATAAGATCAAGGATATCGACAAGCTCTATCGCGGCAAGCGGTTGATTGAGGAGGTTAATCCGGAGATCATCAACCGCTTGTTCACCGCCCCCTTCGAAGTCCCCGCCGCCGAAGCCGAAATCGAAGATCCCATCGCCAATGAATATTACATTTTACGCAATGCCAGCAAATCGGTCCTGGCCTGCTTCAATCCGCACACCCAGATGCTGGAGCGCGTCGAAAAGCTGCAGGCCTATGGGATCACGCCGCGCAACGCCGAACAATCCTTTGCCCTGCACGCCCTGCTCAATCCCGCGGTGCCTCTGGTGACGTTGAGCGGCAAGGCGGGGACCGGCAAGACCCTGCTGACTCTGGCGGCGGCCCTCGAGCGGCGCAAGGAGTACCGGCAGATCTTCCTGGCGCGGCCGGTGGTTGCCCTGTCGAACAAGGACCTTGGGTATCTGCCCGGCGACATCGAATCCAAGCTCGATCCCTACATGCAGCCCCTTTATGACAATCTCAGCGTCATCCGCAATCAATTCAAGGAGAGTGATGAACGGGCGCAACGCATCGGCGAAATGCTCGAAAGCGGCAAGCTGGAGATCGCCCCGCTCGCCTATATCCGCGGGCGCAGTCTGGACCATATCTATTTCATCGTCGACGAGGCGCAGAATCTGACGCCCCATGAGGTGAAGACCATCATCACTCGCGCCGGCGAGGGCACCAAGGTGGTTTTCACCGGCGATCCTTCGCAAATCGACACGCCGTATCTCGACAGCCGGTCGACCGGCCTCAATTATTTGATCAACCGCATGCAGGGTCAGGCGATGTACGCGCATGTCACACTGGAAAAGGGGGAGCGCTCACCGCTGGCGGAATTGGCGAGTGATCTGCTCTAA